From one Halothece sp. PCC 7418 genomic stretch:
- a CDS encoding NYN domain-containing protein, with protein MNCHPNRLSIFVDGNNMFYAQQKNGWFFDPRRVLDYFKNEPTVSFVNAFWYTGLKDSQDQRGFRDALISLGYTVRTKILKEYYDDVSGRYSQKANLDIEIVIDMFNTVEQYNRVILFSGDGDFERAIELLRSKNTHITVVSTEGMIARELRNATDRYIDLNDIRESIEKID; from the coding sequence ATGAATTGTCATCCGAACCGTCTCTCAATTTTTGTGGACGGAAATAATATGTTTTACGCCCAGCAAAAAAATGGCTGGTTTTTTGATCCCAGGCGAGTTTTAGACTACTTTAAAAATGAACCGACCGTTAGTTTTGTCAATGCGTTTTGGTACACAGGATTAAAAGACTCTCAAGATCAAAGAGGGTTCCGCGATGCTTTGATTAGTTTAGGTTATACAGTCCGCACTAAGATTTTAAAGGAATATTATGATGACGTATCGGGTCGCTATTCCCAAAAAGCGAATTTAGATATAGAAATTGTTATTGATATGTTTAATACCGTTGAGCAGTATAATCGAGTTATCTTATTTAGTGGGGATGGGGACTTTGAACGCGCGATCGAGCTATTACGATCCAAAAATACCCACATTACCGTTGTTTCTACCGAAGGAATGATCGCCCGAGAACTGCGGAATGCAACTGACCGCTATATTGACCTGAATGATATTCGGGAAAGTATTGAAAAGATCGATTAA
- a CDS encoding 2-isopropylmalate synthase, translated as MSNERDRIIIFDTTLRDGEQSPGATLNGDEKLTIARALSRLGVDVIEAGFPYSSVGDFEAVKAIAENVGTPDGPTICALARAMEGDIKAAGEAIAPAAKGRIHTFIATSDIHLEYKLRKTREQVLETIPKMVGYAKTFTDDVEFSAEDAGRSDPEFLYQVVESAIAAGATTINIPDTVGYTTPEEFGALIRGLKENVPNIEQAIISVHGHNDLGLAVANFLSAIQNGARQLECTINGIGERAGNAALEELVMALHVRRQFYNQFLGRPAESEAPLTNINTKEIYKTSRLVSNLTGMPIQPNKAIVGGNAFAHESGIHQDGVLKHKQTYEIMDAESIGWTSNQIVLGKHSGRNAFGSRLRDLGYELSETELNKAFLRFKDLADKKKVVTDWDLEAIVNDETQQAPNIFGLELVQVSCGDHSRPTATVTIRGPQGEELTDAAIGTGPVDAVYKAINRVVKVPNELIEYSVKSVTAGIDAIGEVTIRLRHEGNVYSGHSANTDVIVASAQAYINALNRLSAALQEGNKLNPQTATVVQ; from the coding sequence ATGAGTAACGAACGCGATCGCATTATAATATTTGATACAACTCTCCGCGATGGTGAACAGTCTCCAGGGGCGACCTTAAATGGAGATGAAAAGTTAACGATTGCTCGCGCTTTGTCTCGCTTGGGCGTAGATGTGATTGAAGCAGGGTTTCCCTATTCCAGTGTGGGAGATTTTGAGGCGGTAAAAGCCATTGCAGAAAATGTGGGAACACCTGATGGTCCGACGATTTGCGCCTTAGCCCGTGCGATGGAAGGTGATATTAAAGCAGCAGGAGAAGCCATCGCACCCGCAGCGAAAGGACGGATTCATACCTTTATCGCCACCTCTGATATTCACTTAGAATATAAACTGCGTAAAACCCGAGAACAGGTGTTAGAGACAATCCCGAAAATGGTCGGGTATGCAAAAACCTTTACTGATGATGTGGAATTTTCCGCAGAAGATGCGGGGCGATCCGATCCAGAATTTCTCTATCAAGTCGTAGAAAGCGCGATCGCTGCTGGCGCAACCACGATTAATATTCCTGATACCGTGGGCTATACCACCCCTGAAGAGTTTGGTGCGTTAATCCGTGGCTTAAAAGAAAATGTCCCCAACATTGAACAAGCGATTATTTCGGTTCACGGACACAATGATCTGGGCTTAGCAGTCGCCAACTTCCTCTCTGCAATTCAAAATGGCGCAAGACAGTTAGAATGTACCATCAACGGGATTGGAGAACGCGCTGGTAATGCAGCCCTCGAAGAATTAGTGATGGCACTCCACGTCCGCCGTCAATTCTATAATCAATTCTTAGGACGACCCGCAGAATCGGAAGCACCGTTGACCAACATCAACACCAAAGAGATTTATAAAACGTCTCGTTTAGTATCAAATCTCACGGGAATGCCCATTCAACCGAACAAAGCAATTGTCGGTGGAAATGCCTTTGCTCATGAATCTGGGATACACCAAGATGGTGTTCTTAAACATAAGCAAACTTATGAGATCATGGATGCAGAATCCATTGGTTGGACGAGTAACCAAATTGTTCTCGGAAAACATTCAGGACGTAACGCCTTTGGTAGCCGTCTGCGAGATTTAGGGTATGAACTATCTGAAACCGAGTTAAATAAAGCCTTTTTGCGGTTTAAAGACCTCGCAGATAAGAAAAAAGTCGTTACCGATTGGGATCTCGAAGCGATTGTTAATGACGAAACTCAACAAGCCCCGAATATCTTTGGCTTAGAATTAGTGCAGGTGTCTTGTGGCGATCATTCCCGTCCCACCGCAACTGTGACGATTCGCGGTCCGCAAGGGGAAGAATTAACCGATGCTGCGATCGGAACCGGTCCGGTGGATGCAGTGTATAAAGCCATTAACCGTGTGGTAAAAGTGCCTAACGAGTTGATTGAATATTCTGTAAAGTCGGTAACGGCGGGAATTGATGCGATTGGCGAAGTCACCATCCGCTTACGTCATGAAGGAAATGTTTACTCGGGTCATTCCGCAAATACAGATGTCATCGTTGCTTCTGCACAAGCCTATATTAATGCGCTGAATCGCCTCTCTGCTGCTTTACAAGAAGGGAATAAACTAAACCCACAAACCGCAACAGTGGTGCAATAA
- a CDS encoding alpha/beta fold hydrolase, whose protein sequence is MTNRKTLNLPEIKLSYLEWGTPEKPPLLLLHGLADQAMVWSSLGEKLAPQYHIIAPDLRGHGESSKPDETHYTFPEVIADLEALCDAFGWQSTHILGHSWGAKVIAYWAQKSPQRFRSMVLVDPFFIGQLPSWLRITFPILYRTLSTLKGMGPFSTYQEAETQARELGKYQPWNDLQQEVFRTNLEQKSDGRWGSKFTIPARNGIFKEVMRVDGLSHPLHIPTLLILPEKGLNRMEWQIKPYRKYLNNLEIASIPGNHWAFLGDPETFNQTVAQFLQAS, encoded by the coding sequence ATGACCAATCGAAAAACCCTGAACCTCCCTGAAATTAAACTATCTTATCTTGAATGGGGAACTCCCGAAAAACCGCCCTTACTCCTCCTACATGGCTTAGCGGATCAAGCGATGGTTTGGTCAAGTTTGGGAGAAAAATTAGCCCCACAATACCATATCATTGCACCTGACTTACGAGGTCACGGCGAAAGTAGCAAACCCGATGAAACTCATTACACCTTTCCCGAAGTCATCGCAGATCTAGAAGCGTTATGTGATGCTTTCGGTTGGCAATCCACCCATATTTTAGGACATTCTTGGGGCGCAAAAGTGATCGCCTACTGGGCGCAAAAATCTCCCCAGCGTTTTCGGAGTATGGTACTAGTTGATCCCTTCTTTATTGGTCAACTTCCCAGTTGGCTGAGGATTACCTTTCCTATTCTCTATCGCACCCTCTCCACCCTTAAAGGAATGGGCCCTTTTTCTACTTATCAAGAAGCAGAAACCCAAGCGCGTGAGTTAGGGAAATATCAACCTTGGAATGACCTTCAACAAGAGGTATTTCGGACGAACCTTGAACAGAAATCAGATGGTCGCTGGGGGAGTAAGTTTACGATTCCCGCACGAAATGGCATTTTTAAGGAAGTGATGCGAGTTGATGGTTTAAGCCACCCTTTACATATTCCTACACTGCTTATTCTTCCAGAAAAGGGACTGAATCGTATGGAATGGCAAATTAAGCCTTATCGCAAGTACTTAAATAACTTAGAAATTGCGTCCATTCCAGG
- a CDS encoding MFS transporter: MEIPKSSSNGSTPINLSTKFGYGVGELASEITGSVLAFFFLFFLTNVAGLNAGLAGIILLIGKVWDAINDPVIGWLSDRTQSKWGRRYPWMIFGAIPLGICFALLWWVPDVGNETGLFVYYSIIGVLFYIAFTAVVLPYATLGAELTEYYDERTSLVSYKAAFSIGGSILGLLIAQGIFSIIDHPQQKYVVVGGICGAIAALSVYLCIWGTYQRFQSLQQKRTQVSRPPTLPILQQVRIALSNRPFLLIIGIYLCSWMGVQVTATMLPYFVVNWMQLPDHHFTQMALAVQGTGLLMMGFWNYLAQRLGKRIVYCIGIPLTLIAQAGLFLLQPGQLIAMYGIGVLAGAGLAVAYLIPWSMLPDVVDLDELETGQRREGIYYGFVVQLQKIGLAIALFMVGKILDWSGFISSSGEQANAITQPDSALLAIRLLIGPIPSILLIGGIILAYIYPITRTFHEEILLKLAERDRNFSNQ, from the coding sequence ATGGAGATTCCCAAATCATCGTCTAATGGAAGCACTCCCATTAATTTATCCACAAAATTTGGTTATGGTGTGGGTGAATTAGCCAGTGAAATCACAGGGAGTGTCTTAGCCTTTTTCTTCCTCTTTTTCCTGACTAATGTTGCTGGCTTAAATGCTGGCTTAGCGGGAATCATTTTACTGATTGGAAAAGTTTGGGATGCGATTAATGACCCAGTTATCGGTTGGTTAAGTGATCGCACACAATCAAAATGGGGACGGCGTTATCCTTGGATGATTTTTGGTGCGATTCCGTTGGGAATCTGTTTTGCGTTACTCTGGTGGGTTCCTGATGTGGGAAATGAGACGGGATTATTTGTTTATTATTCCATAATTGGGGTACTATTTTATATTGCTTTTACTGCGGTTGTTTTACCATACGCGACCCTTGGCGCAGAATTGACAGAATATTATGACGAACGCACGAGTTTAGTCAGCTATAAAGCAGCGTTTAGTATTGGTGGGAGTATTCTGGGGTTATTGATCGCACAAGGGATTTTTAGCATCATTGATCATCCGCAACAGAAATATGTCGTGGTTGGGGGAATCTGTGGCGCGATCGCTGCGTTATCGGTTTATCTTTGTATTTGGGGAACCTATCAACGATTTCAAAGCCTACAACAGAAACGGACACAAGTGTCTCGTCCACCGACCCTTCCCATTCTCCAACAAGTTCGCATTGCATTGAGTAACCGCCCGTTTCTCCTCATTATTGGGATTTACCTCTGTTCTTGGATGGGTGTACAAGTGACAGCGACAATGCTACCTTATTTTGTTGTTAACTGGATGCAACTTCCCGACCATCACTTTACCCAAATGGCGTTAGCGGTACAGGGAACGGGACTGCTAATGATGGGATTTTGGAATTATTTAGCACAACGCTTAGGAAAGCGCATCGTTTATTGTATCGGAATTCCTTTAACTTTAATCGCACAAGCGGGCTTATTTTTACTCCAACCGGGTCAACTGATTGCGATGTATGGAATTGGAGTGTTAGCAGGTGCGGGGTTAGCGGTGGCTTATCTGATTCCTTGGTCAATGTTACCCGATGTGGTGGATTTAGATGAGTTAGAAACGGGACAAAGACGGGAAGGGATTTATTATGGGTTTGTGGTGCAATTGCAGAAAATTGGTCTCGCGATCGCGCTGTTTATGGTGGGTAAAATTTTAGATTGGTCTGGCTTTATTTCCAGTAGTGGTGAACAAGCCAACGCCATTACACAACCTGATTCTGCATTACTCGCCATCCGTTTGTTAATTGGTCCGATTCCCAGTATTCTCTTAATCGGCGGGATTATTCTTGCTTATATTTATCCCATTACTCGCACTTTTCATGAAGAGATTTTACTTAAATTAGCTGAGCGCGATCGGAATTTCAGTAACCAGTAA
- a CDS encoding AAA family ATPase encodes MKVNIKVGSLVILSGPSGSGKSTVCGQIAKDYHPSLILSSDALREQCYGSRPTCEGESPQPVDDRLIFQIMEEITHSRLREGLTTFIDATMLNDQTRGDFIKIAQKLDCSYQVLIFDVSDEELHQRNRSRKRIVPSAVLEKQIRRHQKASRYPHLTSDYFEITIDPYSISDDIKLDVIGDIHGMTQELDQLLTAMGYQWVEEKLMHSEDPQRRVLFLGDLVDRGYDSIGVLRRVMKAVSSGHYCVLGNHDLNLLRGLQEEKKPRSLSTQKTLHEILTQCDKKEIKIITHFLKRLPPYYIHQHTVYVHADIEWFDPYLTPKQHLIRGFSKLDQPHDTDQVYKTLFERGDNSYQLVRGHIPPTGKRSNLIDSPVSALEAGQALGGELVGLTATGDLATVDCSHYCYSPNHALLEGLKNKNIKNKEEGYLSIYRYNAKVFYHNLWHTSPYLLMARGLVLGLGGEIVQRPFDKIFNYGENKTYPPLDKIITASEKINGFLIAITKHPYQEGLLYTTTGSLSGTHVDMGKEMSKPHYGSLIKYLLNKNQTLLFEVIHPEDSHPIPSENYGIYLIGCREKTSGYCFTEEELDELGNKLEIPRPKHFQASLAEVLKLSNQVEIEGYVIRDQDQYLCKVKTPYYLTLKFLSRLSEKKIKHLFHSPDSFKKECDEEFYEVVDLITQYWTLEDYLGLSELEKRDWLIIKLSRSV; translated from the coding sequence ATGAAAGTCAACATTAAAGTAGGAAGTTTGGTTATCTTATCGGGTCCTTCAGGATCGGGGAAATCGACCGTTTGTGGACAGATAGCAAAAGACTATCATCCCTCCCTCATTCTCTCGTCTGATGCCCTCAGAGAACAATGTTATGGGTCTAGACCGACTTGTGAAGGGGAATCTCCGCAACCTGTGGATGATCGGTTAATTTTTCAGATCATGGAAGAGATTACGCATTCTCGACTGCGAGAAGGATTAACCACTTTCATTGATGCGACAATGCTAAATGATCAGACCAGAGGGGATTTTATTAAAATTGCCCAAAAGCTCGATTGTTCCTATCAAGTGTTAATTTTTGATGTTAGTGATGAGGAATTACATCAACGGAATCGATCGCGCAAAAGAATTGTTCCTTCAGCAGTTCTAGAAAAACAAATTCGCAGACATCAAAAAGCGTCTCGTTATCCTCACCTCACCAGCGATTATTTTGAAATTACTATTGATCCTTACTCCATTTCTGATGATATCAAATTAGATGTCATCGGCGATATTCATGGGATGACACAGGAATTAGATCAACTCTTAACAGCAATGGGATATCAATGGGTAGAAGAGAAACTGATGCACTCAGAAGATCCCCAACGGAGAGTTTTATTTCTCGGTGATTTAGTGGATCGAGGGTATGATTCGATTGGCGTACTACGGCGGGTGATGAAAGCAGTTTCTTCGGGTCATTATTGTGTGCTGGGGAATCATGACTTAAACTTACTGCGGGGATTACAAGAAGAAAAGAAACCGCGATCGCTGTCCACGCAAAAAACCTTACATGAAATTTTAACCCAGTGTGACAAAAAAGAAATTAAAATAATTACCCATTTCTTGAAACGTCTTCCGCCCTATTACATTCATCAACATACTGTTTATGTCCATGCGGATATTGAATGGTTTGATCCTTATTTAACCCCCAAACAACATTTAATCCGAGGTTTTTCTAAACTCGATCAACCCCACGACACCGATCAAGTCTATAAAACCTTATTTGAAAGAGGAGATAATTCTTATCAGTTAGTGAGAGGTCATATTCCGCCCACAGGTAAACGTTCAAATCTAATTGATTCTCCAGTTTCTGCTTTAGAAGCGGGTCAAGCATTAGGAGGGGAATTAGTGGGTTTAACCGCAACAGGTGACTTAGCAACCGTTGATTGTTCCCATTATTGTTATTCCCCCAACCATGCTTTACTGGAAGGATTAAAGAATAAGAATATCAAGAATAAAGAGGAAGGCTATCTCAGCATTTATCGCTATAATGCCAAAGTATTTTATCATAATTTATGGCACACAAGCCCTTACTTATTAATGGCGCGAGGGCTAGTTTTAGGGTTAGGTGGTGAGATTGTTCAAAGACCCTTTGATAAAATTTTTAATTATGGTGAAAATAAAACCTATCCTCCCCTCGATAAAATCATTACCGCATCGGAAAAAATCAATGGATTTCTGATTGCAATCACTAAACATCCTTACCAAGAAGGTTTGCTCTATACGACCACGGGTTCTCTCAGTGGAACTCATGTTGATATGGGAAAAGAGATGAGTAAACCTCATTACGGATCACTGATTAAATACTTATTAAACAAAAATCAGACGTTGCTTTTTGAAGTGATTCATCCTGAGGACTCGCATCCCATTCCCTCAGAAAACTATGGTATTTATTTAATCGGATGTCGAGAAAAAACTTCAGGTTATTGTTTTACAGAAGAAGAACTAGACGAATTAGGAAATAAACTTGAGATTCCTAGACCAAAACACTTTCAAGCTAGTTTAGCTGAGGTTTTAAAACTCAGTAATCAAGTAGAGATTGAAGGATATGTAATTCGAGATCAAGATCAATACTTGTGTAAGGTCAAAACACCGTACTATTTGACCCTTAAATTTCTATCACGTCTTTCAGAGAAGAAAATCAAACATTTATTTCATAGTCCAGACTCGTTTAAGAAAGAGTGCGATGAAGAGTTTTATGAAGTGGTCGATCTCATTACTCAATATTGGACATTAGAAGATTATCTTGGCTTAAGTGAACTTGAGAAGCGAGATTGGTTAATTATAAAATTAAGTCGATCTGTTTAA
- a CDS encoding ADP-ribosylglycohydrolase family protein, whose translation MILGAIAGDIIGSIYESPLRNIKTKSFPLFQSQSHFTDDTVLTIAIADAILNNESYSKKLKEYYHCYPNAGYGGNFRRWAASDQSEPYYSFGNGSAMRVSAVAYAFSDLETVKIEALKSAAVTHNHPEGIKGAQAVATAIFLARSNSKRIEIKQKIEADFQYNLNETVSELQKSYRFDVSCQGSVPQAIICFLEATDFEDAIRNAISIGGDSDTIACMAGAISEAFYQGIPDFIQEEVNQRLDPKLKQVIEQFQVFISH comes from the coding sequence ATGATTTTAGGGGCAATTGCTGGAGATATTATTGGCTCAATTTATGAGTCTCCTTTGCGAAATATTAAAACAAAATCGTTTCCACTTTTTCAATCACAAAGTCATTTTACAGATGATACCGTTTTAACTATCGCGATCGCGGATGCGATTCTAAATAATGAAAGTTACAGCAAAAAATTAAAAGAATACTATCACTGTTATCCTAATGCGGGGTATGGGGGAAACTTTCGTCGTTGGGCTGCTTCTGATCAAAGTGAACCCTATTATAGTTTTGGGAATGGATCAGCCATGCGAGTGAGTGCAGTGGCTTATGCGTTTTCGGATTTAGAAACGGTTAAGATAGAAGCCTTAAAAAGTGCAGCGGTTACCCATAATCATCCTGAAGGAATTAAAGGGGCGCAAGCAGTTGCAACAGCTATTTTTTTAGCGCGATCAAATTCTAAGAGAATAGAAATTAAGCAAAAAATTGAAGCAGACTTTCAATATAATTTAAATGAAACGGTATCTGAACTGCAAAAAAGTTATCGTTTTGATGTGTCTTGTCAGGGATCAGTTCCCCAAGCGATTATTTGTTTTTTAGAAGCAACTGATTTTGAAGATGCGATTCGGAATGCGATTTCTATTGGGGGAGATAGTGATACCATTGCTTGTATGGCGGGTGCAATTTCAGAAGCCTTTTATCAGGGGATTCCTGATTTTATTCAAGAAGAAGTGAATCAAAGATTAGATCCAAAATTGAAGCAAGTGATTGAACAATTCCAAGTTTTTATTAGTCATTAG
- the lnt gene encoding apolipoprotein N-acyltransferase gives MGMTCDPVNAWFFAWIAFVPLWLWVVQQSSLQLKSILPVLTFAIGYYGVTLFWITGVHPMSWMGVPWLNSLLIAIACWLILIAWGSVLVTFWSLGMMTCNRWLHHPLQRIIVGVAIWCSLETLWSYTPLHWTTFAFTQSPHNLTILQLLSISGTTTVTAAIVLFNGLVAEAILFGYGRNQFRQAGGFIMGAIALLISLHLAGWFLYIQPLETSPSQAIRVGIIQGNIPNTIKLYPEGWRKAIDGYTTGYIKLAQAGADAVLTPETALPFQWTQQVNQGSPFYQAILDQSVPAWVGAFGRKQGRSTNSLYSINGEGETLSRFDKVKLVPLGEYIPLEDWLGKVIDRLSPLDSHLAKGDPDQTFLTPFGKAIVGICYESAYGEHFRRQAANGGEFILSASNDAHYSETMPAQHHAQDIMRAIETDRAMVRATNTGYSAIVDPRGNTLWLSNMDEYQTHLGTIYKQQTKTLYVRWGNWLNWVLVGLGIMIIAKAMMQQRRDS, from the coding sequence ATGGGAATGACCTGTGATCCCGTTAATGCTTGGTTTTTTGCTTGGATTGCTTTCGTTCCTTTATGGCTTTGGGTCGTTCAGCAATCCTCCTTGCAGCTAAAATCAATTTTACCAGTCCTCACCTTCGCGATCGGTTATTACGGGGTGACTCTGTTTTGGATTACAGGTGTTCATCCCATGAGTTGGATGGGTGTTCCATGGTTGAATAGTCTTTTGATCGCGATCGCGTGCTGGTTGATTTTAATCGCGTGGGGAAGTGTTTTAGTCACCTTCTGGTCATTGGGAATGATGACCTGTAATCGTTGGCTACATCATCCCTTACAACGGATTATAGTTGGGGTTGCGATTTGGTGTAGTTTAGAAACCCTCTGGAGTTATACACCACTCCACTGGACAACATTTGCTTTCACCCAAAGCCCCCATAATCTCACAATTTTACAACTGTTGTCGATTTCAGGAACAACCACAGTTACCGCAGCGATTGTTTTGTTTAATGGACTGGTGGCGGAAGCGATTCTTTTTGGTTATGGAAGAAATCAGTTTCGCCAAGCGGGTGGCTTCATCATGGGCGCGATTGCGCTATTGATTAGTTTACATCTTGCAGGCTGGTTCTTATACATCCAACCTTTAGAAACTTCACCCAGTCAAGCTATTCGGGTTGGAATCATTCAAGGCAATATCCCCAATACAATTAAACTTTATCCCGAAGGTTGGCGCAAAGCAATTGATGGTTATACCACAGGTTACATTAAACTAGCACAAGCAGGCGCAGATGCAGTTCTCACCCCAGAAACCGCCCTTCCTTTCCAATGGACCCAACAAGTCAACCAGGGTAGCCCTTTCTATCAAGCTATTTTAGATCAGAGTGTTCCTGCATGGGTCGGCGCATTCGGTCGTAAACAAGGGCGTTCCACCAATAGTTTATATAGCATTAATGGAGAGGGAGAAACCCTGAGTCGGTTTGATAAAGTCAAGTTAGTCCCTTTAGGAGAATATATCCCCCTAGAAGACTGGTTAGGAAAAGTTATTGACCGTCTTTCTCCTCTCGACTCTCATTTAGCCAAAGGAGATCCAGATCAAACCTTTCTCACCCCCTTCGGAAAAGCCATTGTTGGTATTTGTTACGAATCTGCTTATGGCGAACATTTCCGCCGTCAAGCAGCCAATGGCGGAGAGTTTATCCTCAGTGCGTCTAATGATGCCCATTATAGTGAAACCATGCCCGCCCAACATCATGCTCAGGATATCATGCGAGCCATTGAAACCGATCGCGCAATGGTTCGCGCCACGAATACGGGATATTCTGCGATCGTTGATCCACGAGGGAATACCTTGTGGTTATCGAATATGGATGAATATCAAACTCATCTGGGAACAATTTATAAACAACAAACCAAAACCTTATATGTCCGTTGGGGAAATTGGTTAAATTGGGTTTTAGTCGGTTTAGGAATAATGATTATTGCTAAAGCAATGATGCAACAAAGAAGAGATAGTTAA